In Apostichopus japonicus isolate 1M-3 chromosome 3, ASM3797524v1, whole genome shotgun sequence, a single genomic region encodes these proteins:
- the LOC139963403 gene encoding protein unc-93 homolog A-like isoform X2 → MSTEYSNNENQTLLNTQYRSVRSGIFSRKRHWKNLIVLSLTFLFCFTAYGAIQNIQSSVNTSNGLGFLSLAIVYGSLMLSSLLAPTVIKYFGAKWTIVFATLCYCIYSYANFFPSYAILIPSSFLLGFSAAPLWVAQGTYLTTSAIQLSELINEVPEFVISRFNGVMFAFFQTNQIWGNILSFTILDAGTEDQKPTNVSSCGSQSCGAPIESNQPSPGKNEVQLLFCIFSVSGMLAVFLSICFLDEQPSATTRIETDTGSSLSLVLSTVRLMGNFKLFLLIPVFVYTGIEQAFIFGDFTKSYITCTQGVSAVGLVMIAFGVSDVISSLICGQLEKITGRIFLFCLGSVVHTGLLVYLYVWKPNQQAEWQLYIIAVGWGVGDAVFQTQCA, encoded by the exons ATGTCCACTGAATATTCTAACAATGAAAACCAGACTTTACTTAATACCCAATACAGGAGTGTACGAAGTGGAATATTTTCACGGAAACGACATTGGAAAAATCTGATTGTCTTGAGTCTGacattcttgttttgttttactgcCTATGGAGCCATTCAGAATATACAGAGCAGTGTAAATACTTCCAATGGCTTGGGTTTCCTGTCTCTTGCTATTGTCTATGGCTCTCTCATGCTCTCCAGTTTACTAGCTCCAACAGTCATTAAATATTTTGGAGCCAAATGGACAATTGTCTTTGCGACACTTTGCTACTGCATTTATTCCTACGCCAACTTCTTTCCATCATATGCTATTTTAATCCCATCAAGCTTTCTACTTGGTTTCTCTGCGGCACCACTATGGGTGGCTCAGGGAACCTACCTCACTACCTCTGCCATTCAACTTTCCGAATTAATCAATGAAGTTCCAGAGTTTGTCATCAGCCGCTTCAATGGTGTCATGTTTGCCTTCTTTCAAACCAACCAAATTTGGGGTAATATATTATCTTTCACTATATTGGATGCTGGAACGGAGGACCAGAAACCAACAAATGTCAGCTCTTGCGGTTCCCAAAGTTGCGGTGCCCCCATCGAAAGTAACCAGCCAAGCCCAGGCAAGAATGAAGTtcaacttttgttttgtatattttctgTGAGTGGCATGTTGGCTGTATTTCTCTCAATATGCTTCCTAGATGAGCAGCCATCAGCGACTACACGGATTGAAACAGACACTGGATCTTCTCTTTCTCTGGTTTTGTCCACTGTAAGACTCATGGGTAACTTTAAACTTTTCCTGCTAATACCAGTCTTTGTGTATACTGGAATTGAACAGGCATTTATTTTCGGAGATTTTACAAAG TCTTACATTACTTGCACGCAAGGCGTCTCCGCAGTAGGATTAGTTATGATTGCATTTGGTGTTTCAGATGTTATAAGCAGTCTCATCTGTGGCCAGCTAGAGAAGATTACAGGCCGAATATTTCTGTTTTGTCTTGGATCTGTGGTCCATACAGGTCTGTTGGTGTACCTTTATGTCTGGAAACCAAATCAACAAGCTGAATGGCAGCTATATATTATTGCAGTTGGATGGGGTGTAGGGGATGCTGTCTTTCAGACTCAGTGTGCAT GA